The Megalops cyprinoides isolate fMegCyp1 chromosome 9, fMegCyp1.pri, whole genome shotgun sequence genome has a window encoding:
- the sh3bgr gene encoding SH3 domain-binding glutamic acid-rich protein isoform X3, which produces MVIKVFLASSSGSTAIKKKQQDVLGFLEALKIEYTQMDIASNEENRMWMRQNVPGEKKPTNGIPLPPQIFNEENYCGDYDTFFDAKEDNQVYAFLGLPPPPGSKQEKPAEECNGEVKAELEVVAEEGVAEDLAGEPAAEYQGVANEAEESEFQEDAEEDKEETKKVASEEEEKEVDYEEEEEEEEEETKDEEDE; this is translated from the exons ATGGttattaaagtatttttagCTTCTTCATCGGGATCGACTGCG ATCAAAAAGAAGCAGCAAGATGTACTGGGTTTCCTGGAGGCTCTTAAAATTGAGTACACGCAGATGGACATCGCCTCCAACGAGGAGAACCGCATGTGGATGAGGCAGAATGTTCCTGGGGAGAAGAAGCCAACCAACGGGATCCCGCTTCCACCACAGATCTTCAACGAGGAGAACTACTGCGGA gaCTATGACACATTCTTTGATGCCAAGGAGGACAATCAAGTGTATGCCTTCCTTGgcctcccacctcccccaggATCAAAG CAGGAGAAGCCAGCAGAGGAGTGCAATGGGGAGGTGAAGGCTGAGTTGGAGGTGGTGGCAGAGGAGGGAGTAGCAGAGGACCTGGCGGGGGAGCCCGCCGCGGAATACCAGGGGGTGGCTAACGAGGCAGAGGAGTCGGAGTTTCAGGAGGACGCAGAAGAGGACAAGGAGGAGACT AAAAAGGTAGCCAGTGAGGAGGAAGAAAAG GAAGTAGACtacgaggaggaggaagaggaggaggaagaggagactAAG
- the sh3bgr gene encoding SH3 domain-binding glutamic acid-rich protein isoform X1 has product MVIKVFLASSSGSTAIKKKQQDVLGFLEALKIEYTQMDIASNEENRMWMRQNVPGEKKPTNGIPLPPQIFNEENYCGDYDTFFDAKEDNQVYAFLGLPPPPGSKEALLAEKALILQNGTEPEEDLEDTAQEKPAEECNGEVKAELEVVAEEGVAEDLAGEPAAEYQGVANEAEESEFQEDAEEDKEETKKVASEEEEKEVDYEEEEEEEEEETKDEEDE; this is encoded by the exons ATGGttattaaagtatttttagCTTCTTCATCGGGATCGACTGCG ATCAAAAAGAAGCAGCAAGATGTACTGGGTTTCCTGGAGGCTCTTAAAATTGAGTACACGCAGATGGACATCGCCTCCAACGAGGAGAACCGCATGTGGATGAGGCAGAATGTTCCTGGGGAGAAGAAGCCAACCAACGGGATCCCGCTTCCACCACAGATCTTCAACGAGGAGAACTACTGCGGA gaCTATGACACATTCTTTGATGCCAAGGAGGACAATCAAGTGTATGCCTTCCTTGgcctcccacctcccccaggATCAAAG GAAGCCTTACTAGCCGAAAAGGCCCTTATCCTCCAGAATGGAACAGAACCTGAGGAAGACCTCGAGGACACTGCA CAGGAGAAGCCAGCAGAGGAGTGCAATGGGGAGGTGAAGGCTGAGTTGGAGGTGGTGGCAGAGGAGGGAGTAGCAGAGGACCTGGCGGGGGAGCCCGCCGCGGAATACCAGGGGGTGGCTAACGAGGCAGAGGAGTCGGAGTTTCAGGAGGACGCAGAAGAGGACAAGGAGGAGACT AAAAAGGTAGCCAGTGAGGAGGAAGAAAAG GAAGTAGACtacgaggaggaggaagaggaggaggaagaggagactAAG
- the sh3bgr gene encoding SH3 domain-binding glutamic acid-rich protein isoform X2: MVIKVFLASSSGSTAIKKKQQDVLGFLEALKIEYTQMDIASNEENRMWMRQNVPGEKKPTNGIPLPPQIFNEENYCGDYDTFFDAKEDNQVYAFLGLPPPPGSKEALLAEKALILQNGTEPEEDLEDTAEKPAEECNGEVKAELEVVAEEGVAEDLAGEPAAEYQGVANEAEESEFQEDAEEDKEETKKVASEEEEKEVDYEEEEEEEEEETKDEEDE, translated from the exons ATGGttattaaagtatttttagCTTCTTCATCGGGATCGACTGCG ATCAAAAAGAAGCAGCAAGATGTACTGGGTTTCCTGGAGGCTCTTAAAATTGAGTACACGCAGATGGACATCGCCTCCAACGAGGAGAACCGCATGTGGATGAGGCAGAATGTTCCTGGGGAGAAGAAGCCAACCAACGGGATCCCGCTTCCACCACAGATCTTCAACGAGGAGAACTACTGCGGA gaCTATGACACATTCTTTGATGCCAAGGAGGACAATCAAGTGTATGCCTTCCTTGgcctcccacctcccccaggATCAAAG GAAGCCTTACTAGCCGAAAAGGCCCTTATCCTCCAGAATGGAACAGAACCTGAGGAAGACCTCGAGGACACTGCA GAGAAGCCAGCAGAGGAGTGCAATGGGGAGGTGAAGGCTGAGTTGGAGGTGGTGGCAGAGGAGGGAGTAGCAGAGGACCTGGCGGGGGAGCCCGCCGCGGAATACCAGGGGGTGGCTAACGAGGCAGAGGAGTCGGAGTTTCAGGAGGACGCAGAAGAGGACAAGGAGGAGACT AAAAAGGTAGCCAGTGAGGAGGAAGAAAAG GAAGTAGACtacgaggaggaggaagaggaggaggaagaggagactAAG
- the sh3bgr gene encoding SH3 domain-binding glutamic acid-rich protein isoform X4, translating into MVIKVFLASSSGSTAIKKKQQDVLGFLEALKIEYTQMDIASNEENRMWMRQNVPGEKKPTNGIPLPPQIFNEENYCGDYDTFFDAKEDNQVYAFLGLPPPPGSKEKPAEECNGEVKAELEVVAEEGVAEDLAGEPAAEYQGVANEAEESEFQEDAEEDKEETKKVASEEEEKEVDYEEEEEEEEEETKDEEDE; encoded by the exons ATGGttattaaagtatttttagCTTCTTCATCGGGATCGACTGCG ATCAAAAAGAAGCAGCAAGATGTACTGGGTTTCCTGGAGGCTCTTAAAATTGAGTACACGCAGATGGACATCGCCTCCAACGAGGAGAACCGCATGTGGATGAGGCAGAATGTTCCTGGGGAGAAGAAGCCAACCAACGGGATCCCGCTTCCACCACAGATCTTCAACGAGGAGAACTACTGCGGA gaCTATGACACATTCTTTGATGCCAAGGAGGACAATCAAGTGTATGCCTTCCTTGgcctcccacctcccccaggATCAAAG GAGAAGCCAGCAGAGGAGTGCAATGGGGAGGTGAAGGCTGAGTTGGAGGTGGTGGCAGAGGAGGGAGTAGCAGAGGACCTGGCGGGGGAGCCCGCCGCGGAATACCAGGGGGTGGCTAACGAGGCAGAGGAGTCGGAGTTTCAGGAGGACGCAGAAGAGGACAAGGAGGAGACT AAAAAGGTAGCCAGTGAGGAGGAAGAAAAG GAAGTAGACtacgaggaggaggaagaggaggaggaagaggagactAAG